Below is a window of Camelina sativa cultivar DH55 chromosome 11, Cs, whole genome shotgun sequence DNA.
ATATTATGATTTGCATAGCGGATGTGCTTtgaagaattgatttggctGCCTCTTGTTATTTATCgtctgttttgattttcttgactGATCTAATGGGGAAATTAGGATTGAAGAGTTGTCTACATTGTTGTAAAACTCTAGCGGAGTCGTCTTCTGactttttggatatttagaTTCGAACCTGATGTTGAGGAATGAGCAAGGCTTTCTTGATTGTCAAAGTGACAAGTTCTATAAAGGAAGCCATCATGAGTACCTAGTTTGCAGGTTAGTTTCCTTTTTTCGTAGGATGAGAGCAAGAACAGGAAGTGAAAGGAGAATCATATTCTCATATGTCCAAGTAGAACCAATCCATAAGAGTCATGtccttatattataatttcttgTTGACTAAAAAGATTCTAGTGATTATCGTTTCTGTAGGTGTTGAGTTGAAACAGTCATTTGCATTTACTCAAAATGTTGTTCTTTTTAAGAGCTATCAAGATTCCCATTGCTTTGTATCTTTCACGATTATCTTATTAAGATGTGATTGGAAAATCTGAAAGAAAAATGCATTCCAGACAGAGCACATAGACTTTCTACTTAATTTAGTCACAATATGTTTTCTGCGAACATACAGAGAACTAGATTAGTCTTAAACACCTTTGATCTACAACTAGCTTATTTCCATGGGGAGCGACAATTGTCCGAAACTCTTGGTCTACATTCTGGACCTTTTGGTCAAGAACTTTGGCATGAGACGGCATCAGAGCTATCTCCTTGTCTATTGCCACTTTCGCTTCCTTCATCAACACTTCTTGTCTCTGCAATTCAACAATATCTTGTTCACACttccttcttttgttgtcaTTCTCTGTGATCTTTTCCTCAACAGCTTTTAACTCTTCCAATCTTTTTGGtgagtaaaaactaaaaaagtatcTGTGTTTTAGTGGCATTAAGAGTCACATTAGTTTCGTTACTCATCTAACCCTCTGGTTTCTCCCTCCGTCACCCGGGGAGAGGAAGAtgaaagttttcatttttgttacttttctcTGTATTTTTCCTGAAGTTTTGTGCACTATGTTGTAAATTTCTTGTAAATGTTATGtagtaaaatactaaattaaattgtttttttcctcaTATAAATGCAATCTTTGATATtctataccacttctattctatttaaaaattttaaatatcaaaaaacaatattttaaaaaataagagacccaaaattagaacctaCAATTACCATTGAAggagaaaaatttaattaacagaTCATGgattcttatattcaaaacaatatacatttaattcattaaaaaatcaaacagtatTTAACACTTATAAGAACCATTGATAATCTTGCCGAAATGGGCTTGGGCCGAACTTTTAAATCCCCTGATGTGGAGCCGGTTTATGAACCTCCAATCGAAATTTTCTAACCAAATGAGGCGGTCACGAACCGAGTCGGTTTAACTGGTTCAGTAAAAGCCAAAATAGATCACTCGGTCCAATAATCCCGAAACTGAGAGAGactaatcttttttcttttgtctctctgtTGATGCGCAAacgcgaagaagaagattatctTCTCAGTCACTACTCACTGCTGGAACCTAATGGAGTCTTTATCTCTTCCCGTTCTAAATCCTCTATTAGCTTCTCGTTCCAATCTTTACAAAAACCAGAGCTCGAGAATGACCTCTCCACTTAATAATTTCCCCAGAGGATGCAGCACATCCCTTTCCACTGTTCGCCGCCTTGTAAGTTGATCCTTCCTTTCGCTTTTATGGCTTTATATCGTTTTATGTAATgaggaagtaaaaaaaacatatatgtgtTGTTGCTTTGTTTAGAGAGTAGGTGTTGTTAGGATGCAAGCTGTTGATGAAGATATTGATCTGAAGCAAATGAGAGACATGGCTGCTGCTAAAAAGCGTTGGGATGGTTTGGTAATAATCTTGAATCAACCCTTATTCACATTTCTCCATCTATATAGATTATAGATGGTTCATGGTTTTcatcaaattttgttgttttgcttttagTTAAGGGAAGGAAAAGTGAAGCTTCTTACACCAAGAGAAGCAGGCTATGCTATTTCTCTTTCAAACAAACCTCTTCTTGATGTCCGCCCCTCTAGCGAGCGCAACAAGGTACATTNTAAATatcaaaaaacaatattttaaaaaataagagacccaaaattagaacctaCAATTACCATTGAAggagaaaaatttaattaacagaTCATGgattcttatattcaaaacaatatacatttaattcattaaaaaatcaaacagtatTTAACACTTATAAGAACCATTGATAATCTTGCCGAAATGGGCTTGGGCCGAACTTTTAAATCCCCTGATGTGGAGCCGGTTTATGAACCTCCAATCGAAATTTTCTAACCAAATGAGGCGGTCACGAACCGAGTCGGTTTAACTGGTTCAGTAAAAGCCAAAATAGATCACTCGGTCCAATAATCCCGAAACTGAGAGAGactaatcttttttcttttgtctctctgtTGATGCGCAAacgcgaagaagaagattatctTCTCAGTCACTTACTCACTGCTGGAACCTAATGGAGTCTTTATCTCTTCCCGTTCTAAATCCTCTATTAGCTTCTCGTTCCAATCTTTACAAAAACCAGAGCTCGAGAATGACCTCTCCACTTAATAATTTCCCCAGAGGATGCAGCACATCCCTTTCCACTGTTCGCCGCCTTGTAAGTTGATCCTTCCTTTCGCTTTTATGGCTTTATATCGTTTTATGTAATgaggaagtaaaaaaaacatatatgtgtTGTTGCTTTGTTTAGAGAGTAGGTGTTGTTAGGATGCAAGCTGTTGATGAAGATATTGATCTGAAGCAAATGAGAGACATGGCTGCTGCTAAAAAGCGTTGGGATGGTTTGGTAATAATCTTGAATCAACCCTTATTCACATTTCTCCATCTATATAGATTATAGATGGTTCATGGTTTTcatcaaattttgttgttttgcttttagTTAAGGGAAGGAAAAGTGAAGCTTCTTACACCAAGAGAAGCAGGCTATGCTATTTCTCTTTCAAACAAACCTCTTCTTGATGTCCGCCCCTCTAGCGAGCGCAACAAGGTACATTCATAGATGAATTTTGGATTATTAGACTCCTTGCTATCCATAGATGATGATTGTCCACTTTCACCTTTTGAGTTTTCATGTTATTTGCATAGAATTTGATTCATGTATCTCACCTTAGCATGTCACTGTTTCACAGAATATTCCCTTGGGCTATAGTGTTTCACTGAGGTAATTGTTCTTCATCGTTTTTTccgttctctttttttttctctgaaggCATGGGTTAAAGGCTCTACCTGGGTTCCTATCTTCGACAATGATGACAACCTTGACGCTGGAACTCTTTCCAAAAAAGTCACCAGTTTTGCTATGGGTACTTCTTCACCATTTTGACCTATTGAATCTAGGGATATCGAATCAACTcctttctttatctttatctttGCAATGTATATTATCCTTTAATCCCACCTAGGATAGAGACTGTAACTTGGGATACACCCATTTTAGCGGAGATTTCACCATGTTTTTGCTTCTACAGGGGGATGGTGGAGTGGTGCACCTACATTATCTTTTAATAGGTATGTCTGCGAGATTTAGCTGACCTTCTTGTATGCCTTTTGACATAATTTTTTGCtccttgtttttatttctttttttcgtttgtaGGCTCTTTTTATCAAAGGTTGAGGAGAAATTCCCAAAAGAAGCAGAGCTGATTGTTGCTTGCCAAAAAGGTTTGAGGTACTTGATACAAGCAACAGGCTTCTTGAATGCTAAGGGACTCACTGCTCCTTACTAAGTAGAAtgttttaaatatgttgttacTTTTATTAAATCATGAATAAGTGGCTGGTTAGGTTCTCTGCCTATGTATTATACTATAAGNgggggggggggggggagggaATGGAAGAAGTAATATTATCAAATGGTTTTagttttgtgaaataaaaattagtttatatTGAGAGTTAGTATAAAGTGAATCACTGGGTTCAGAATGTTGGATGATCGTCATATATACGTGACTCGAAAACTTGTTATTGTCAGATCCTTAGCTGCTTGCGAGCTGCTTCGTAATGCAGGGTATGAGAATCTTTTCTGGGTACAAGGCGGTT
It encodes the following:
- the LOC104727773 gene encoding rhodanese-like domain-containing protein 11, chloroplastic; protein product: MESLSLPVLNPLLASRSNLYKNQSSRMTSPLNNFPRGCSTSLSTVRRLRVGVVRMQAVDEDIDLKQMRDMAAAKKRWDGLLREGKVKLLTPREAGYAISLSNKPLLDVRPSSERNKYLTLIRTIDNLAEMGLGRTFKSPDVEPVYEPPIEIF
- the LOC104722505 gene encoding rhodanese-like domain-containing protein 11, chloroplastic, which codes for MESLSLPVLNPLLASRSNLYKNQSSRMTSPLNNFPRGCSTSLSTVRRLRVGVVRMQAVDEDIDLKQMRDMAAAKKRWDGLLREGKVKLLTPREAGYAISLSNKPLLDVRPSSERNKAWVKGSTWVPIFDNDDNLDAGTLSKKVTSFAMGGWWSGAPTLSFNRLFLSKVEEKFPKEAELIVACQKGLRSLAACELLRNAGYENLFWVQGGLESAQDEDLVTEGVQPLKLAGIGGFSEFLGWTDQQRAQAAKEGWGYRLVYTARLFGVILAADALFVGAQQLGHYIQELRGH